A segment of the Hemitrygon akajei chromosome 10, sHemAka1.3, whole genome shotgun sequence genome:
CTgtaacaatacactgagctaaacttgaatctgctctgcatgaGTATGGTTGTTTCAAAATATCTCCCCTACCAGATAATCCATTAATACTGAGTCTGGGGACAAATTTGCTTCATTTTTGTCATTGAAGTAACGATCAAGATCTGGCCATGAAAGTATAAATAAAGGTATTAAAGAAATTTGCAGCATGTTATCATCTTATTTCAAATTTGTTACCTTTAAAATGAAATGTCCTAACCAGATGTTTTGACTCTTTACCATTTTGGTTCCTTATGAATAACACAGCTACTAAATTAGATAATTCATTGAGTTGTATTATCCTTTCAATACTTCTAGAACAGAAAGTTTAGCTTTTAATGAAATATTTTGTAActgaatgcaaaaaaaaatcctttttgtTAATTGATCTTTTATGCTTATGTCATTCCTCTGTGTGTTGAACATTTTCTGTTGACGTTTTCTTGCAGAGATTTGGAAGAGGCTTTGGAAATGGGAGTGGACTGGTCTCTGCGGGAAGGTTATGCTTGGGCTGAGGATAAGGAACACTGTGAAGAATATGGGAGGATGCTGCAAGCTGATCCTTCCAAAGTCTCAGCAAAGGCCAAGAAGAGGGGATTACCCCAGGTTATTTTGTCTGCATTTTTATTTCTTGATCTGTACTGAGTTCTCaagaactgtctgtgtccactgTTGCATCACTCTCTTGTCTGCTTTGTGTTTTAACTTGCTGTCTGGAAATTCACGAGCACAACTATACTATGTTTTCTTCCAGATTGCATTATCTGTAGTCTGTTGTTTCTATACTACATGTGAAACATTTGTAATGAATTCATTTTTTGTAGTTCTAGTCATGCTTTATTGTTGTGAACTCGTACCACAATCATCCAAAATTTGTGCATTAAATTTTCTATCTTCATTATAAACAAAAAAGCGTAAAtctagttcaaaataaatttattatcagaacaaCCATTATCTTATTCAGTTGTGGATTGTGTTAAACTCTGTTTTAGAAACCTAGCTTTGCAAATCTCTTTTAAACTGTTTTACTTTATAAAATACTTAAGGACTGtttgaattaaatgaataccAGAATTTGTGTGGTAATTCTTTTTCCTCTTTTTGGTAGCTGGGAACATTGGGTGCTGGAAATCACTATGCTGAGATTCAAGTGGTAGATGAAATCTACAATGACTATGCAGCACGCAAAATGGGCATTGATCATAAGGGCCAGATTTGTGTTATGATTCACAGTGGCAGCAGAGGATTTGGACACCAGGTTGCAACAGGTAAGACACAGGGTCTAAGTATTATGGAATGCATCTCATGCTCAATGCATACTCATGTCCCTTAATATAGACTATGAAAATGGCCTACTGTGCTATAGGTCATAAAATCTGCATTTTTCACTTTGATGCAGATGTTCTAACTATAATGCAATATGAAGGTTTTTCTATAGCCATTGCTAAAGGCTCCTATGAATTATGATTTTCACTAAGAGCTAAAGAACATCCTGGGATGTGCTTCAGCAGTGACTTTATCTTTAATGTAAACGCGCTTTTAGTGTCACGACCAACAGCATGGAAGCTGATCCTTCAACCCTTCATGACTGTTCTGACTTCGGTCATTGTCTTTCATGTGCTTGTCTAGATACTTAACTGTCATGagagtctctgcctccaccaccccctCATGCAGTGCATTCTGGATTCCAATCACATTTAGATGAAAAAGATGCCTCCTTCAGCTCTCTGCTAAACCTCATTCCTCTTACTTTCAAACAATACCCTCCATTTTTAAATGCCTTTGGTACAGGGAACGGTTTCTTGTTATTTATTCTATTTACCTCAACCAGATGCTcactcagcctccactgcttcaaggCAGACAAATCTGGTCCATTCAGCTTCTTCTCATAAGTGAAATGCCCAGTCCCAGGTAccttcctggtgaatctcctctatactctctccAATTTAATAGTGTCATTCCTACACCAATGATCAGAAttgtacagtctcccccagcttGGCCTAAATGTATGTTTTATAAATATGTACTATAACATCTCTGCTCTTCTATGTCCTGGCTAACAAAGACAAGTATTACAAGTGTCTTCTTTAACATCTTGATATACCTGTGTTCAGAAAAGGAGCAATCCTTATACTTTACACCAGGGTCCCCTACCCACTTCAGTACTGTACCTCCATCCCCCTAGGATCTAACCCTAGTCTATCAGTCCTCCCAGAATACATTGCTTCTTAtttatcaggattaaattccatctgccatccccCTGCTCATCATACCAACTGGCTGATATTGTCCTGTAGCCTAAGACCTTCTTGCTAGTAACAACCACTAATTTCTGTGTcacttgcaaacttactaatctcgCTCCTATACGTGCATCTAAATTATTAATGTTTATAACAGTATGGGCCCTGGAATCCATCCTCATggtactccactggtcacagaaTTACAATCACTAAGCAACTCTCAACCAAAACCCTCTCTCCTTTCATCAAACCAGTTTTGGACCCAATTTGCCAGCCTGCCTTAGATTCCATGGGTTCTAACCTTTGTTGAGCATTTTCCCAAGTGAGACTTTGTCAAAGTCCCAATAGAACCTATATAGACTACACCGACAACACTACACACATCAGTATACCTTCTTGCCTCTGAAATTTTCAATTCAGTTGGATATGTAAAACCTTTCCTAACAAAACTATGTTTTCATTATTAACTCCAGTCTTTTCAAGTATAGTTTAATCCTGTCTCTGCGATTTTATTTCCCCAAGAGCTTCCTTGCCACTGAAATTACAGGCCACTGACTAGCCTGTGATTACCTGGCTTATCCCTGTTTCTCTTGAATAAAGATGATGCCACTCCAGTTATCTGGCATCTCCACCAGGGCCCCACAATCCTTTCCCTTGCCTCTGGAATACATCTTATTAGGTCCTTATGGTTTATCCACCTTTAAAACCACTAAGATATATTAAACCTTTTTCAAGATTCATGTTCCAGTTTCACTGTCCAGCTCCCTGAATTCACAAACTATGATGTTGTACTCCTTCATGCATACAGATGTACATAAACTATTCATTTGAAGATAACACCTTAATTCTCTGCCCCAATGACTTACACTCTTGCCCTTACCATACTTACAAAATGTTCTTAAAACTAATTTAAATTATTTGTACCTCATGATAGTTGCTTGTTATTAAGCAGGAACAATCAAACTTTAAGATTTGCTGCTTAAAATATTCTTTAAATGTAATTACTGTAGCTACTGTTAAGTGTCATAGTGATGTCAGCTCTTAAGGCAATACAgagttttgaactttgaataaattTAAAATCATTAATGCAACATATTGGTGCCATGTGAACTCCTACACAGTATTTTCCTATATTTATTCAGAGGTTGCTACTTACTATTAATGCAGAATGTGTGCTGGCATCCTAGAAAAGTAAAAATGATGAATATGACCAATTAATTTCCTTAAGATTTCTTTAGACGGACTTGACAAATATGGCCTATTTGTGATGGTTTAGAGTGCTGTTAGCATAGTTGAATAAGGCATGGGTTTATTTTCTAGATGCACTAGTGGCTATGGAGAAAGCGATGAAGAGGGATAATATTATTGTCAATGACAGACAGCTGGCCTGTGCCAGGATTAATTCCCAAGAAGGTCAGGACTACCTTAAAggcatggcagcagctggaaACTATGCTTGGGTGAATCGCTCATCGATGACCTTTCTGACACGACAGGTAGGATTTGTGATGAACAATGTGTTAAACCACTCACCATTTAATTAATCTCCAAGTTTTTCAGACTTTTACATTGTCAGTTGCCTTTTAGAAATCAGTAGCATGTTGACTTGTCCGGGTAGTTTCCTGATAAGAAACACTTCATCCATAGGTCATTATGGGGAGGTTCAGAGTGGAAGCAGCTTGCTTCTTTGGCACTTGGAAGCTGCTGTTGATTAGCTAATGTCTGAGTTTGCATGcccagcagagaaaaaaataattgttaGACTCATTTAATCGAAGGACTGGCTAATAAATTCAGAGAAATAGGAAAATGCCTATTAAAGAAAAGCTATATAACTCCCTAATGTGTAAAAATATGAGTAGGGAAGTGATCTTAGGAAAATAATTCCAGAAGTAGCTTGTTTGCTGCTCTTTTGAATTTCTCACATTCTTTTTCTCCATTTCCTTATCTTTTTTCTTATTTCCTGCTTCTAGCATTTTTCCTTGCTTGATTTTCTTTTAATTCTTGAGTGTTGTGTTTATTCTCTGCCAAATTTTTATCGTTTTTCTTGCTCATCTGTCTGAGCTGTTTAGTTTCTTTGGTACCTATTCCTTTATCTTGCCATTCTGCTCCCTATGATTCCCAAGTCACCTTCATCAAAGTCTGAGTTCCATTTTTCTGTCGATTTTTCATTTCTTCTGTTCTTTCCTGTTATTCTTTCCCTTAGGCATTTGCCAAAGTTTTCAACACCACACCGGATGATCTGGATATGCATGTGATCTATGATGTATCGCACAACATAGCCAAAGTAGAAGAGCATGTGGTGGATGGGAAACAGAAGACTTTGCTAATCCATAGGAAGGGTTCTACAAGAGCCTTCCCACCTCATCATCCTCTTATACCAGTTGACTATCAGGTAACAAAATTGCTGAAACAGCACATACATTGTAGTTTGCTGGAAAGCAGAAACCTTACAAGATGTTGAAGAGATTGTCAACTCAACTGGGATGCAAGTGACTGGAAGGTTATTTAGTGTCTAAATTTATCAATATCTTCATTTAAGTGTGAAGCAGTTTTATATGTAAATTTACTTCTTATATTACAGATTAATATAATTGTATAttatatacagataatatataatctgtatatattatacagcagcacaggagcgccgcagggaaccgtactctctccggtcctgttcaccctgtacacatcagacctccaatataactcagagtcctgccatgtgcagaagttcgctgatgacacggccatagtggggtgtgtcaggaatggtcaggaggaggagtataggaaactgatacaggactttgtgatatggtgcaactcaaactacctgcgtctcaatatcaccaagaccaaggagatggtggtggactttaggagatctaggcctcatatggagccagtgatcattaatggagaatgtgtggagcaggttaagacctacaagtatctgggagtacagttagacgagaagctagactggactgccaacacagatgccttgtgcaggaaggcacagagtcgactgtacttccttagaaggttggcgtcattcaatgtctgtagtgagatgctgaagatgttctataggtcagttgtggagagcgccctcttctttgtggtggcgtgttggggaggaagcattaagaagagggacgcctcacgtcttaataagctggtaaggaaggcgggctctgtcgtgggcaaagtactggagagtttaacatcggtagctgagcgaagggcgctgagtaggctacggtcaattatggataactctgaacatcctctacatagcaccatccagagacagagaagcagtttcagcgacaggttactatcgatgcaatgctcctcagacaggatgaagaggtcaatactccccaatgccattaggctttacaattcaaccgccaggacttaagaactttttaaaagctattattaatgctttttgagatagtgatttagatgcatatcatattttttactgagttaagtattgtatgtaattagttttgctacaacaagtgtatgggacattggaaaaaagttgaatttccccatggggatgaataaagtatctatctatctattgagcaCCACTTATCCGAAATGCTTGGGGCCAGAAATGTTTCAGATTTTGTAATATTTGCATCTATATAATGAGATACTTTGGGGATGGGATCCAAGTCCACTTACGCtacatatatagtatatatacttACTCTGAAGTtagttttatataatattttttAACTATTTTATGCATGGAGCAATGATGTGTACATTGAACCATCAGAAAGGTAGCTGTCACTATCTCAGCTGCCCAGGTAGACAGTCAGTGGCTTTTTGGCATTGCCATCAATCCCGGCTCTGAATGTGCTACGCAGCAGGCAGCCTTTGTCTTACACTGGTTCATCACACATATTTACCGATGCAGCTGTTCAGCACGTTGGATTTTCATCAGTGATGATCTCGGCAAactcatctctgctgcttcatgctgagcagatgctttatcaccacaaatatttaaaaatttgtggctatgccttttcttaaatttctgcaatgaCAGTGCTGAATATTTGCAATtatcttcaattttcagtttgtcatgatcttggcttgtttcatgatcagcatactgttAAGCAGCATattttcactctgacactgatagATTCACTCTTTCAATGCACGATCGATTGACTACTGCATTGCCTGAGAACCTTCCCGGCACATTATGGAATTTTCCTTTTTTGATGTCATGTAAGTGCTCATAAAATGTTAGATTTCAGTGGTTTtgggattttggaatttcagataaggggtgtTTAACCTGTATATGATATTTTAGTAAATATTGACCAATATGCAAACCATACAATTATCAGAATTGATAAAATAGCTGCAGCACATTCTATCCTACTTTGACTGTAAAATTTGAACATGGAAGTCACACTTTAAGTCAGATTTCTAGAACCCCATTAACCTCTAAAGCTGTTCGGATGGAGAGTTGTCATTCAGTACTATTATTTCCTTGGATCATTTGCACTTGTTTATGAGCTTGTTCTGGAAGCTTTGGAAGGATTATCTGAAGTTGAGCTTCACTTTGGAAGTATGATTCATTAAAACTTTTGGCAAATGTTATTTTGGGAAATGGGCTGTCTTTaattcagaatcagtatcaggtcaCTAAATTCGTTGTTTATGCTAGGCATTTTTTGTACATTTTTTGAGATTGGAATCTTGTACATTATTCATACATACACTAAACAGCTGTTATTAATCACTGTTCTGATCTGAACTGCCTTGCTAATTGAATTTTTGCTTAAAAAGTGAAAGTTGTAAAATAATTGACTTGCATACACATTGTACACATTTAAATCTATTTGACTAGATGCCTATTTGTTCAAATGAATCCTGACTACATTTAATATTTATTGTTCCTGTTATCCAAACAATTTAAAGGTcagtgctttttttttacagctttTACACCAGCACTTGTATCTCTattaataaaacataataaactgGGTAATGAAGCAGGAGACATGGGGTAGTATTTTAAAGTATCAAGGAATATGAAATAATTGTTAGAAATTCTGATAGTGAAGTTtattatcttttaaaaaaaaagaacatgctTTACTCTGTCATTTAATTTTGcagttttttaatatattttttaaacaatCATTTCCATCCGTATCATTATAAAGAAGTTCTCAGGAAAGGCCATTGGTTTGTCTTGGGGCTTGTAGAAGACAGATCAAAGAATATAAGTGCTGGGAGTGGAGCACTGGGCTGAAGGTGACATTTCTAAGAGATGTATTGTCCTACTAGAAGAAGGTGTACAAGGTTAATCAAAGTTTTGGTTTATTCTGATATGATTGCCCTATGCCAAAGAGTATTTGTTATTTTTGATACATGGATTTCCATTCAGCATCTAAGTCATTGAATGACTTGCATGTCCACCCAACTGGCAAGTTGATTGCCTTCTCTAAACTTTTTTTTGTACCTTTTAGTTAACTGGGCAGCCTGTTTTGATTGGTGGAACAATGGGAACCTGCAGCTATGTCCTTACTGGAACAGAACAAGGCATGACAGAAACTTTTGGGACTACCTGCCATGGGGCGGTAAGGAATTATGAATAAATTGTGGATCTTCATAACCCAGTAATTGTGATCTTGCCTAAATGTCTTATAaattggtaggtttttttttagcAGAGTCCATTGTAGATAATGTTCTTCATGCTCAATTAATGTAGACTGTTTTGGTCTTTGTAGTATTGTTGGATTAGAAATTGCTATTAAAAGGACTGAAAAATAATATTACATAATGTTAGATTCAGCAGCTGCCTCGTTAAATTAATTTAAACGCTGTTTTTCAAAGGACAAAACTATGGGAGTGGGGGAAGAGGTAGGTGCCATTCCTAGAAAATCTGTATTGTGATCGTCTATAATATGAAGCTAAGTTGTCAGTGCATGCATCATGAAATAAGAATGGAGAACGGCATTTGGTTAATTTTATTCCCACAAATTCCATGAAAAATAATTTAATCTTGTATCTCAAACTTTTGGCTCGTGATTTGTGAATTTTTTAAAGGTTAATTTCCATTACTTAAACACCATAACACAAGGGTCAACTGTAGAAATTCAAAAGATTCTTGTTTAACTTTTGTTAGCATATAGCTTTGTATGTGTTTCTTAATCTGATATAGAAGAAACTTGAATATACTTTCTGAATAATATTTTCAGGGGCGAGCTTTGTCACGTGCAAAATCCCGACGTAATCTTGATTTTCAGGATGTGTTGGACAAATTAGCTGATATGGGAATTGCTATTCGTGTTGCTTCACCTAAACTAGTAATGGAAGAAGTAAGTACTGTGATTTATTTTTGCCTTCATTTTTAGATGTCTGCTAAAGCTGCTTAAATGAATGGGAGCAATTTGTTTTCTGGATTGTTTTCCTGTGCTGTTTAAATGAATTGAGAAGAATATGAAGATCATGGATAGAAATTTGTTTCTTCCTGTACTAACACTGAGAATGCAAAATGTACAGTGAACTCTATTGAAGTCAATAGAGCTACATTTTTCCAAGTAGAACTTGGATTTGCATTCCTGTCCCATTATATATACACATTTGTATTGTTTTTGAATATTAAGAAACCCAATGTGGTGAACACTTATCTACAACTTGGTCATTCTCAAactttggagacacaagagacccgcagatgcaggaatctggagcaacaaatgaTCTGGTCGGGTAGCACCTGGGGATAGTAATTgttgttttgggtcaagactgtgcttcaggactgaaggagatGGCCTGTTTAAAGAGGAAAGTGTGAGTAGTGAGGCAGGGCCTGAAAGTCTTTTGATGTGGAAGGAAATGAGAGCACACAAGGAAAACCCATGTGGCCATAGGAAGAATGTGCAAGCTCTTCGCAGTCAGCACCAGAGATCAGGGTTGAACCCTATTCAGTTATAGCTCTGTATAATTTGATATCATGAATGACTGATGGAATAAACAGAATTTCAGTGTATCCTTATGGTAAGAAGTACTATTCAAGATAGATTAAAAGGGGATGCTGAATTCATTactaaaagataatcttttctTTTCTAGGCTCCCGAATCCTACAAGAATGTGACTGATGTTGTCAATACTTGTCATGATGCAGGGATCAGCAAAAAAGCAATTAAACTACGGCCTATTGCAGTTATAAAAGGTTGATGGAAGCATATTGATAGTTTACATTAGAAATCTGTAAGATGGACTATCTTACTAAACTACTTTTTGTGGAAAAATCCTCTGCCACACAAATACTGAATGTTAAGTTTTGTTACAGTAAAGTACCACTGTACATTTCCCATTGAGTGCAGAATTTTGCATTTTCATTTTGAGAACTCATGATTAAGTACAATAAATTAATAGGCTAATTTTTTGTTTAAAAAGTTTCTTGTCATGAATCAGTTAAGGTAATCCAGCAAAAGATTGTTTTTGTTTAGTGCATGTTACTCTATTAAAGTTATTTTACCTTAGCAACTGTCACCTGAATATCTATGGAGAGAATAAAGCACTTGTTCACGTTAGAAATTGCAAGTGAATTTTGCATGAAGTCAAAATCAGAACAACCTGATTAAATCCCTTTCTTCTATTTGCCACAGTGCTTGAATAGCCTCCGCTATGTGGTTTTTGGTGCTTTGTAGTTTTGTATAGGCAGAGGGGACAAATTTAGTAAGCTTTTAATTACTAGTTTCATTATTTCAACACAGAATTGAGCTGAAGGGTCTTCTGTGTGGTACTGTGTTCTATGTATAAAGCAATGTACAGCTATTGATTCTGATAATAACACCAAATGGTTGAGAGGAATAAATTCTTAATATTCCTATGCTGCCAAAGATAAACAGAAGTTCCAAGTATGATTTATAGAAACTAGAGAGATAGGGGAAAAACTGAGTGGCTAGATTTCAGTGAGTGTTTCAATTGTGCCGAGCCTTTAGTATACTAGATGGAGTCAGATTAGGTTATAGGGTTAAATTATGAATACTGCGTGCAGTCATCTAAATGAATTTCCCTGAATGCTAACCATGAGGATTTAGAATAAAaatgaatactgaaataaaactTTATCTGACAGATCGGCGATTTAGAATCTACCTTTTACCAATCTTGGAAATATCTCAGTGCAGGGGAAAATGAAATGTATGGTTTTGCTTGATGGGGGCACCAGCAAGAGAGCCTGGAGGATATTAATCCGCCATGATcttatttatctttttttgaTGTATTACTAGGGAAGAAATTGCTAGTATATATTTTCAAGTAAGAATAGATTGCAATTAACATTAGACAATTCTCTTACTAATGTCACACCTAGCTGGTTCACACTGATGCTGCTGCAGGTGCAGAAATGATATTAGTATGAGAGCTCTTATTATAGCTTTTGGAACTTTAACTGGGTGCTGTGATCACTTCATACGTTTATTCAATTcacattttgttcataatatcAGCTGTATCTTGATTCTTCAGATAGGATGTTCAATCCAAGTGATCATAGACAACTTAAAAATCTGCCAATAAGCACTAGAAATATAAACTATCATAGTAGAAGCAGTGACCCATTTAATTGGATATGCCAATGAAATAGTTTTGAATTGTTGACTAAAGCAACAAAGACTGTTCAGCTCCAAAAAGACTCCGAACCCAACAATCACATGAACTGTAATACTACTTTACTAGTGTTTCCATTTTAAAATGTCACCATAACTCTCTCATTAGGTTTGTTTAATAATTTCCAATATATTTCTATATTGACTGACTGCTTCATGCCCGATGGTTAAAAGCTCTTTATCTCTACAAAAGGAATTGATGAatagttctttaagagttgtcatCTGCCACCCAGTCTCACTTTTAATTAACATCTATTAAATTAGACAAGGAGCTCTTCATTGAAATTCGGTTGCTAAGACCAAGTATGTCGATGTGTTCAagacaaacctggccacaaacaAA
Coding sequences within it:
- the rtcb gene encoding RNA-splicing ligase RtcB homolog; its protein translation is MSRSYNDEIGYLDKIHKNCWRIKHGFVPNMQVEGVFYVNDTLEKLMFDELRNSCRGGGVGGFLPAMKQIGNVAALPGIVHRSIGLPDVHSGYGFAIGNMAAFDMDDPTAVVSPGGVGFDINCGVRLLRTNLDEGDVQPVKEQLAQAMFDHIPVGVGSKGVIPMGAKDLEEALEMGVDWSLREGYAWAEDKEHCEEYGRMLQADPSKVSAKAKKRGLPQLGTLGAGNHYAEIQVVDEIYNDYAARKMGIDHKGQICVMIHSGSRGFGHQVATDALVAMEKAMKRDNIIVNDRQLACARINSQEGQDYLKGMAAAGNYAWVNRSSMTFLTRQAFAKVFNTTPDDLDMHVIYDVSHNIAKVEEHVVDGKQKTLLIHRKGSTRAFPPHHPLIPVDYQLTGQPVLIGGTMGTCSYVLTGTEQGMTETFGTTCHGAGRALSRAKSRRNLDFQDVLDKLADMGIAIRVASPKLVMEEAPESYKNVTDVVNTCHDAGISKKAIKLRPIAVIKG